A window from Ruminiclostridium josui JCM 17888 encodes these proteins:
- the pdaA gene encoding delta-lactam-biosynthetic de-N-acetylase: MKKNKAITIMTLIVCVTLIFAFFIIKKHRDLNSYSEFSDIEGVYTSSSSKVDFSTELTGRLVEGNSLSTEGKVADKSSYPNDKKRCWGMARQPNNQIPRADPGTPELLSKYGAKYLGDVNKKIIYLTFDEGYENGYTAQILDTLRDNNVKAAFFITGPYLKEHQDLVRRMVEEGHTVGNHTIHHPSLPEKSDAQIEEEVVGLERAFTEKFGAKMNFLRPPKGEYSERTLSITSKLGYCNLFWSFAYDDWYRDKVRGPEYTYKVVMRNLHNGEIMLLHAVSKDNADALGMIIKGAREQGYEFGNVQDLAN, from the coding sequence TTGAAAAAAAATAAGGCGATTACCATAATGACTTTGATAGTGTGCGTTACTTTGATTTTTGCATTTTTTATAATAAAGAAACATAGGGATTTAAATTCTTATTCCGAGTTTTCTGATATTGAAGGGGTATACACTTCAAGCAGTAGCAAAGTTGATTTTTCTACTGAGCTGACAGGAAGGCTTGTTGAAGGAAATAGCTTATCTACAGAAGGAAAAGTAGCCGATAAAAGCTCCTATCCAAACGATAAAAAAAGATGCTGGGGAATGGCGAGACAGCCAAATAACCAAATACCAAGAGCTGATCCGGGAACTCCTGAGCTGCTTTCAAAATATGGAGCTAAATATCTTGGAGATGTAAATAAAAAGATAATTTATCTTACATTTGATGAAGGTTATGAAAATGGATATACAGCGCAAATTCTTGATACACTCAGGGATAATAATGTAAAGGCAGCTTTTTTTATAACTGGTCCGTATCTCAAAGAGCATCAGGATTTAGTACGTAGGATGGTTGAGGAAGGACATACTGTTGGAAACCATACAATACATCACCCAAGCCTCCCAGAAAAAAGTGATGCTCAAATCGAAGAGGAAGTGGTGGGGCTGGAGCGTGCATTTACAGAAAAATTTGGTGCAAAAATGAATTTTCTAAGACCACCAAAGGGGGAATACAGTGAACGTACACTGAGTATTACAAGTAAGCTTGGATATTGCAACCTTTTCTGGAGTTTTGCATATGATGACTGGTACAGGGATAAGGTAAGAGGTCCTGAATATACATATAAAGTAGTAATGCGTAATCTTCATAATGGTGAGATTATGTTGCTTCACGCGGTGTCGAAAGATAATGCAGATGCTTTGGGTATGATTATCAAAGGTGCCCGGGAACAAGGCTATGAATTCGGTAATGTTCAGGATTTGGCAAATTAA
- the ybeY gene encoding rRNA maturation RNase YbeY, with amino-acid sequence MIIIENEQDKVILDKKIERLIEKTIELCMKSEKLEKDYEISVLIVDDEEIRDINKEHRNIDKSTDVLSFPMVDFKDGKLISDEGDYDLEMGELILGDIIISAETAMRQAEAYGHSFEREMAFLTAHSCFHLLGYDHMEKTEEEVMFKKQEDILKEIGLPRD; translated from the coding sequence TTGATAATAATTGAAAATGAGCAGGACAAAGTCATATTAGACAAAAAAATAGAAAGACTTATAGAAAAAACAATAGAACTGTGTATGAAGTCAGAGAAGCTTGAGAAAGATTACGAAATAAGTGTTTTAATTGTAGATGACGAGGAGATAAGAGATATAAACAAAGAACATAGGAATATAGATAAATCTACAGATGTTCTTTCTTTCCCTATGGTAGATTTTAAAGATGGTAAGCTTATATCTGATGAAGGGGACTATGACCTTGAAATGGGAGAGTTGATTCTGGGAGATATTATTATTTCTGCTGAAACTGCCATGAGACAGGCGGAAGCCTACGGCCACAGTTTTGAAAGAGAGATGGCTTTTCTTACTGCCCATTCCTGTTTTCACCTTTTAGGATATGATCATATGGAAAAGACTGAGGAAGAGGTAATGTTTAAAAAACAAGAGGATATTTTAAAGGAGATTGGACTTCCTAGAGATTGA
- the yqfC gene encoding sporulation protein YqfC — translation MAGRMRSAAKSKNNKRIKTPSVKSNKSTLREKITEMLELPKEIVLNMPKLVMLGNGDVIIENYKGIVEYGEGVIRVNTTSGIIKLTGTDIYIKEITAENIMVYGNILSLEFLK, via the coding sequence ATGGCGGGGAGAATGAGGTCAGCAGCTAAAAGCAAAAATAATAAAAGAATAAAAACTCCTTCGGTAAAAAGTAATAAATCTACTTTAAGAGAAAAAATTACTGAGATGCTTGAGTTACCTAAAGAGATTGTTTTAAATATGCCTAAACTTGTTATGCTGGGCAACGGGGATGTTATTATCGAAAACTATAAAGGAATAGTAGAGTATGGGGAAGGAGTAATACGTGTGAATACTACGTCCGGGATTATTAAATTAACAGGAACTGATATTTATATTAAAGAAATTACTGCAGAGAATATTATGGTATACGGAAACATACTGTCACTTGAATTCCTAAAGTAA
- a CDS encoding PhoH family protein translates to MADITERSIEFFKIEHAMNIFGNYDENIKIIEEAFKVKVLTRDTSIRISGESDSVSKAETVLNKLLDIAKQGQSITRQNVLYLVGLSNEKQIEKADEILTDYVCLTAKGKQIKYKTHGQKIYVDAIKKNDIVFGIGPAGTGKTFLAVAMAVTAFRNKEVDRIILTRPAVEAGEKLGFLPGDLQNKVDPYLRPLYDGLYEIMGADLYLKYLERGMIEIAPLAYMRGRTLDNSFIILDEAQNTTPEQMKMFLTRIGFNSKAVITGDITQIDLPGDKKSGLREVTNILADIDGISFVNLTEKDVVRHELVQKIIVAYDKHDSKHDSNKK, encoded by the coding sequence TTGGCGGATATAACTGAGAGAAGTATAGAATTTTTTAAAATTGAACATGCAATGAATATATTTGGTAATTATGATGAAAACATAAAGATTATAGAGGAAGCATTTAAGGTAAAAGTTTTAACACGAGATACATCTATCAGAATAAGTGGCGAGTCCGATAGCGTAAGCAAGGCGGAAACGGTTCTTAACAAGCTTCTTGACATTGCAAAACAAGGACAGTCTATTACTAGGCAAAATGTGTTGTATTTGGTAGGTTTATCTAATGAGAAACAGATAGAAAAGGCGGATGAGATTCTTACAGATTATGTTTGCCTTACTGCAAAGGGAAAGCAGATTAAATATAAAACCCATGGTCAAAAGATTTATGTTGATGCCATTAAAAAGAATGACATAGTCTTTGGTATTGGTCCTGCCGGGACTGGAAAAACTTTTCTGGCTGTGGCCATGGCTGTAACGGCATTCAGAAATAAGGAAGTTGACAGGATTATCCTGACAAGGCCGGCAGTAGAGGCTGGAGAGAAACTTGGATTTTTACCCGGGGATTTACAGAATAAGGTTGACCCATATTTAAGACCTTTATATGATGGGTTATATGAGATTATGGGTGCGGACCTTTATTTAAAGTATCTGGAGCGAGGCATGATTGAGATTGCACCTCTTGCATATATGAGAGGAAGAACATTGGACAATTCATTTATAATATTGGATGAAGCCCAGAATACAACTCCTGAACAGATGAAAATGTTTCTCACAAGAATTGGGTTTAATTCAAAGGCAGTTATTACTGGTGATATTACACAGATTGATTTGCCGGGAGACAAGAAATCAGGCCTCAGAGAGGTTACTAATATACTTGCGGATATAGATGGAATATCATTTGTTAATCTTACAGAAAAAGATGTTGTGAGACATGAACTGGTGCAAAAGATTATAGTCGCATACGATAAACATGATTCGAAACATGATTCAAACAAAAAGTGA
- the yqfD gene encoding sporulation protein YqfD, producing the protein MLIWRLWNYILGYVIIIVEGYFLEKFINICTHRQIRLWNIKWISSSKLAMKISIEDFRRLRPVAKKSRCRVHINSKKGLPFLIYKYKNRKAFIIGSAVCIITFFIISSFIWDVSVTGNDKVATEVILEKLSENGIKPGALKFSINPDNVVDNIMLGINDLSRISVSVRGTRVFVNVSERVKPPDLIDKNLPCDLVAAKDGVIYSIVAKEGLETVKIGDTVTKGQLLVTGTIENVKNPEAPPLMVHSMGSVKARTWYEASSQVEQTLVKTKRTGFEKDRYSLVFFTKKFKLFHRKIPYNNSEHVEVKKRLCLGKNLALPVEWVVDKYYEYELIQENLDIDSAKQLAAEKAYKQVQEQIPQGAEIAKKNVYYTENDDGKIIATVMVECIEEIGVTQMIGG; encoded by the coding sequence ATGTTAATTTGGAGGTTGTGGAATTATATACTTGGATATGTTATTATAATAGTCGAAGGATATTTTTTGGAAAAATTTATTAATATATGTACCCATCGGCAGATTAGACTATGGAATATAAAATGGATTAGCAGTAGCAAGCTGGCTATGAAAATCAGCATAGAAGATTTTAGAAGGCTAAGGCCTGTTGCAAAGAAATCCCGGTGCAGAGTACATATTAACAGTAAAAAGGGTCTTCCCTTTTTAATATATAAATACAAAAACCGAAAGGCATTTATTATCGGTTCAGCTGTATGTATAATTACTTTTTTCATAATATCCTCATTTATATGGGATGTGTCGGTTACCGGAAATGACAAGGTTGCCACAGAAGTTATATTAGAGAAGCTGTCTGAGAACGGAATAAAGCCCGGAGCGTTAAAGTTTAGCATAAATCCTGATAACGTAGTAGATAACATAATGCTTGGGATAAATGATCTCTCAAGGATTAGTGTTTCAGTTCGGGGGACAAGGGTTTTTGTTAATGTTTCTGAAAGGGTAAAACCTCCGGATTTAATAGATAAAAATTTACCATGCGATTTGGTTGCAGCAAAGGATGGTGTTATATACTCAATAGTAGCTAAAGAAGGCCTTGAAACAGTTAAAATTGGTGATACAGTAACAAAAGGCCAGCTGCTTGTTACCGGAACAATAGAGAACGTAAAAAATCCTGAAGCTCCTCCGCTTATGGTGCACTCAATGGGCTCAGTAAAAGCCAGGACATGGTATGAAGCCAGCAGTCAGGTGGAGCAAACCCTTGTTAAAACAAAAAGAACGGGTTTTGAGAAAGATAGGTACTCTCTTGTTTTTTTTACAAAAAAATTCAAATTATTTCATAGAAAAATTCCATATAATAATTCTGAACATGTAGAGGTAAAAAAGAGACTTTGTTTAGGCAAGAATCTTGCTTTACCAGTGGAATGGGTTGTTGATAAATACTATGAGTACGAATTGATACAGGAGAACCTTGATATTGACAGCGCAAAACAACTAGCAGCCGAAAAGGCGTATAAACAAGTACAGGAACAGATACCGCAAGGAGCAGAAATAGCTAAAAAGAATGTATATTATACCGAAAATGATGATGGTAAGATAATTGCCACGGTGATGGTAGAATGTATAGAAGAAATTGGAGTTACACAGATGATAGGAGGCTAA
- a CDS encoding HD family phosphohydrolase has protein sequence MIKKKKTNSRLKKITRNFAFQRAFLVIITVLISFILIQTGALPKKYRLSVGDVSTYDITAPRDLVNEVLTEKNRISARDSVEPVTKEDTKAFVEVIYKKDDFFKAVSSARDSIDRYLRQLGVSTNSRDYDVYLKQAREEAINSLTQHVSQLNIPLSADQINYLVTKISETELDNFEEITRQLVSDAMSEEVTESNLAIHIHRLQNSYQSEQGISQELKNIGNQLVKAILKPNRVIDEEATAKKQQEAYNNDANIVKIKKESRIISFGDVVTEDKLQLLEELNLLETRSKYDYLFSIGILATILFLAGLVIVFLKKYNNKIYNDRKDLLLLSLIVSIILVLARCLYPYYEGLVIPIFVGTMLVSILLNMELAVVINCVLTVGISIMVKGDNKFLIMGLICGVISAFLVTKASQRSKLSMNGILLGLINVVLITALNFIYKSDLQTIITDSIAVFLNGLVSMVLTIGFLPFLESVFNIVTPLKLLEISNPNHPLLKRLLIEAPGTYHHSLMVGNLAEIATEDIGGNALLSRAGAYFHDVGKLKRPDFFKENQMNENPHDRMTPNLSTLVITSHAKDGVDIAIKYKLPTAIRDIIKQHHGTTLVAYFYHRALKAGGEEEIKQENFRYEGPRPQTKEAAVVMLADSVEAAVRSMTDKTEGKIEGLIRKIIKDKLDDGQLDMCQLTLSDLDTIANSFMRVLSGYFHAREQYPEIKESLKKDIFIEEKEEYNKEKDLEVKRTGGGKKLDNN, from the coding sequence ATGATAAAAAAGAAGAAAACTAATAGCAGGCTGAAAAAGATTACGAGAAATTTCGCTTTTCAGCGTGCTTTTCTTGTTATTATTACAGTACTGATTTCGTTTATATTAATTCAGACAGGGGCACTGCCTAAGAAATACAGATTAAGTGTAGGGGATGTGTCTACTTATGATATTACTGCACCTAGAGATTTGGTTAACGAGGTTCTGACAGAAAAAAATAGAATCTCTGCAAGAGATAGTGTTGAGCCTGTTACTAAGGAAGATACAAAAGCTTTTGTAGAGGTTATTTATAAGAAAGATGATTTTTTCAAGGCAGTATCATCTGCCAGAGATAGCATTGATAGATATTTAAGACAGCTTGGTGTAAGTACAAACAGCCGGGATTATGATGTCTATTTGAAACAGGCCCGTGAGGAAGCAATAAATAGCCTTACACAGCATGTCTCTCAGCTTAATATACCGTTGTCAGCAGATCAGATAAATTATCTTGTAACCAAAATTTCAGAAACAGAACTTGATAATTTTGAAGAGATTACCCGACAACTTGTCTCGGATGCTATGTCTGAAGAGGTAACTGAAAGCAATCTTGCTATTCATATACATAGGCTGCAAAACAGTTATCAAAGTGAACAGGGAATAAGTCAGGAATTAAAAAACATAGGTAATCAGCTTGTAAAAGCAATATTAAAGCCAAACAGGGTTATAGATGAAGAGGCTACTGCAAAGAAACAGCAGGAGGCCTACAATAATGATGCAAATATTGTGAAAATCAAGAAGGAATCAAGGATTATAAGCTTTGGTGATGTGGTAACTGAGGATAAGCTGCAGCTTCTTGAAGAGCTAAATTTGCTGGAAACAAGAAGTAAATATGATTATCTTTTTTCAATAGGTATTCTTGCAACTATTCTATTTCTTGCAGGATTAGTTATAGTGTTTCTAAAAAAATACAACAATAAAATATATAACGACAGAAAGGACTTGCTATTATTATCCTTAATAGTATCTATAATACTTGTTCTGGCCAGATGTCTCTATCCATACTATGAGGGTCTTGTAATACCCATTTTTGTAGGTACAATGCTGGTCTCAATACTTTTAAATATGGAGCTTGCTGTTGTAATAAACTGTGTACTTACAGTCGGAATTTCTATTATGGTTAAGGGCGACAATAAGTTTTTGATTATGGGCCTAATTTGTGGGGTTATTTCTGCTTTTCTTGTAACAAAAGCAAGCCAACGCAGCAAATTGTCCATGAATGGGATACTGCTTGGGTTGATAAATGTCGTGCTTATAACTGCACTAAACTTTATATACAAAAGTGACCTGCAAACAATAATAACTGACAGCATAGCAGTCTTTCTAAACGGGCTGGTATCAATGGTACTTACTATAGGATTCTTGCCATTTTTAGAAAGTGTTTTTAATATTGTAACGCCATTAAAATTGCTAGAAATTTCTAATCCTAATCATCCGTTGTTAAAAAGATTACTGATAGAAGCACCTGGAACTTATCATCACAGTCTCATGGTAGGAAATTTAGCAGAGATAGCTACGGAGGATATAGGAGGAAATGCTTTATTGTCCAGAGCAGGTGCTTATTTTCATGATGTTGGAAAGTTGAAAAGACCGGACTTTTTTAAAGAGAATCAGATGAACGAAAACCCTCATGACAGGATGACCCCCAATCTTAGTACTCTAGTCATAACATCACATGCCAAGGATGGGGTAGATATTGCTATAAAGTATAAACTTCCTACTGCAATCAGAGATATAATAAAACAGCACCATGGCACAACTCTGGTAGCTTACTTTTATCATAGGGCATTGAAAGCTGGGGGAGAGGAAGAAATAAAGCAGGAGAATTTCAGATATGAAGGTCCAAGACCCCAAACGAAAGAAGCGGCTGTTGTTATGTTGGCTGATTCGGTAGAAGCAGCTGTAAGATCAATGACAGACAAAACGGAAGGGAAAATAGAAGGGTTGATAAGGAAAATAATCAAGGATAAGCTTGATGACGGTCAACTGGATATGTGTCAGCTTACTCTTTCAGACCTTGATACTATAGCGAATTCCTTTATGAGAGTGCTCAGCGGGTATTTCCATGCGAGAGAACAATATCCTGAAATAAAAGAATCGTTGAAAAAGGATATTTTTATTGAGGAAAAGGAAGAGTATAATAAGGAAAAGGATTTGGAAGTTAAAAGGACTGGTGGAGGAAAAAAACTTGATAATAATTGA